The genomic segment GATGCCGATGAGGTCGTGCGGTTGGTCGGGTCCGTGGGTGGGCCGGTCGGTCATCGGGGAGTGCTGCCTTCCGCGAGTTCTGCGACGAGGTTGTTGACCAGGTCGATGAGTGAGTGGAGGTCTTCGGGGGTGGTGTGGGGGTTGAGGAGGGTGGCTTTGAGCCAGAGGCGGTGGTCGGTGTGGGCGCGGCCGAGGACGGCGTGGCCTCGGGTGAGGAGGGTGCGGCGGATGGTTGCGACGGTGTGGTCGTCGGTGTTGGTGGGGCGGAAGAGGACGGTGGTGATGGTGGGGCGGTCGTAGAGGTCGAGGCCGGGGGTTTTTTCGATGAGGTCGGCGAGGTGGTGGGCGGCGGCGCAGGTGCGGTCGATGAGGTCGGCGAGTCCGTGGCGGCCGAGTGCTTGGAGGGTGACGGCGATTTTGAGTGCGTCGGGGCGGCGGGTGGTGCGCAGGGAGCGGCCGAGGAGGTCGGGGAGTCCGGCGTCGGTGTCGTCGGTGGCGTTGAGGTAGGGGGCGTGGTGGTGGAGGGCGTCGAGTCGGTGGTGGTCGGGGACGGCGAGGATGCCGGCTCCGGCGGGTTGCCAGCCGAGTTTGTGGAGGTCGAGGGCGACGCTGTGGGCGCGGTCGAGTCCGTGGAGTTTGGTGCGTTGGTCGGGGCTGAAGAGGAGGGGGCCGCCGTAGGCGGCGTCGATGTGGAGTTCGGCGCCGTGGGTGGCGCAGAGGTCGGCGATGTCGTTGAGGGGGTCGATCTGTCCGGTGTCGGTGGTGCCGGCGGTGGCGGTCACGAGGAGGGTGCGGTGGGTGTGGCGGAGTTGGGTGAGGGCTTCGTCGAGTGCGGCGGGGTCCATGACGCCTGCGGGGGCGGGGACGGTGAGGGGTTCGGGGAGGCCGAGGAGCCAGGCGGCGCGGTCGATGCTGTGGTGGGCGTTGGCGCCTCGGACGGTTTGTACGGGTCCGTGGTGTTCGCGGGCGAGGAGGAGGGCGAGTTGGTTGGCTTCGGTGCCGCCGGTGGTGATGAGTGCGTCGGGTGAGGGGGTGTGGGGGTAGATCTCGGTGGCGAGTGTGGTGGTGATGTCGGCTTCGATGGTGGAGGCGGCGGGGGCTTGGTCCCAGGAGTCCATGGAGGGGTTGAGTGCGGAGGCGGCGAGGTCGGCTGCGGCGGCGAGGGCGAGGGGTGGGGTGTGGAGGTGGGCGGCGCAGTGGGGGTCAGCGGGGTCGGCGGCGCCTTCGGTGAGGGCGGTGACGAGGGTGAGGAGGGCGTGGTGGGGGCCGGTTCCGTGGTCGGGGAGGACGGGGTGGGTGGTGGCGCGGGTTCGGGGGCTGACGGTTTCGGGGCCGCCGGCGGGGAGGGGGCCG from the Streptomyces sp. AM 4-1-1 genome contains:
- a CDS encoding aminotransferase class V-fold PLP-dependent enzyme encodes the protein MPTPPLAGGTAGPAALRPLLDTVLTALHDGATRRDGPLPAGGPETVSPRTRATTHPVLPDHGTGPHHALLTLVTALTEGAADPADPHCAAHLHTPPLALAAAADLAASALNPSMDSWDQAPAASTIEADITTTLATEIYPHTPSPDALITTGGTEANQLALLLAREHHGPVQTVRGANAHHSIDRAAWLLGLPEPLTVPAPAGVMDPAALDEALTQLRHTHRTLLVTATAGTTDTGQIDPLNDIADLCATHGAELHIDAAYGGPLLFSPDQRTKLHGLDRAHSVALDLHKLGWQPAGAGILAVPDHHRLDALHHHAPYLNATDDTDAGLPDLLGRSLRTTRRPDALKIAVTLQALGRHGLADLIDRTCAAAHHLADLIEKTPGLDLYDRPTITTVLFRPTNTDDHTVATIRRTLLTRGHAVLGRAHTDHRLWLKATLLNPHTTPEDLHSLIDLVNNLVAELAEGSTPR